One Dioscorea cayenensis subsp. rotundata cultivar TDr96_F1 chromosome 17, TDr96_F1_v2_PseudoChromosome.rev07_lg8_w22 25.fasta, whole genome shotgun sequence DNA window includes the following coding sequences:
- the LOC120281008 gene encoding transcription factor bHLH162-like yields the protein MKNSKAAPKLERKIVEKNRRDYMKLLLSNLDSLLPNYSPNTKKMIALPERLDEAVKYIKELKMKVEKMEKKECLSGSEGTSQQTTREHNN from the exons ATGAAGAATTCCAAGGCTGCACCGAAGCTTGAAAGAAAGATAGTGGAGAAGAATAGAAGGGACTATATGAAGCTTCTCTTATCCAACCTTGATTCCCTCCTCCCTAATTACTCACCAAACACCAAG AAAATGATAGCACTACCGGAGAGATTAGATGAAGCTGTGAAGTATATCAAAGAGCTTAAAATGAaggtggagaagatggagaagaaagaATGTTTGAGTGGCTCTGAAGGAACAAGCCAACAAACGACAAGGGAACATAACAATTGA